The DNA window aaaattaattaatagttACCGTGTAAATATAAGGATCTTTTTGCCCTCCAGTTCCTGACCTTTTCACTTCTTCCTTCTTTAACAACCTGCAtgcaaataattttatattagcaAGATCTTCCACCGTTAATTCGTCAAAGTTCTATGATCGACGGCACAGATTTTACCAAGTTGATCCACCGATCAAGTTTTCTAGATGCATTTCAAGCCGTTAGATCTTAAATAACTTCGTATTTTACAAAGACTGCGATTTTTTGTGCACCTAACGTACTTACTAAAAATAGACACGTCGATGAGATACCGTGGTGACACGTGGCAAATAAGAGGAAAAGGAGAGGAGTGTACATTCGAAGGGCTTTGCTAGTGTCTGGACTGTCGCCGAGCATTCGACGGATGTTAACCTCAGCGAAGCAGCCGCCGGATAGCAATTTCAAAATGGCTTCGGCTCGGCAGCGCATGTGATTGGAGCCGCCGATGCGCCTCTTCCTTTGTATTTTCTCAGCTTTGGACGTCGTACTTTTAGGTTGGCTTCGCGCGCTTGAGATGCCGCTTGAGCTGCTCGACAAGCACGATGTCGTCTCAGCCGTGGCCATGTTTCGTGAGATTAATGACTTGAAGGATGATGTTTTCCGGTCATCGGAGCTCCAGCAGATCTTCGAGCGTCTCCTTTTCACCACCTGCGAGAGTTCATagaatttagaataaaaaatgaGAATTGAAAAATTACGAAGAAACTTGAACTGATCGTGGAGATATATTGAATcgaaatttgaaattcaaaatcCAACGAGagtgaaaacataaatcaaaggCACATAATCAAGAGTAAGTTGAATATTATTGCAATCAAAGCATAATAAAACGATTCATATACGATGCTCagagaaaataaattcaaaataaccaGTAATTGCAAAAGAAGAAAAGTTAACGTAAACATTGAAGAAACTACAACAGCTTGAGGTttgaatttaaaaacaaattgaGAGAAATCGAGATCGATCTCACttggttgaattttgaattattatCTCAGAGTGAATGATCATACCACAAAATTCTTGCTAAATCATTACGTTTTCAGATGCAGGAAATAACAGTCAAATTCAGCATCTCAAATATCATCCAAACACTATACCAAACAGAGTATTGAAGCTCaagcaactaaaacaagaagaatcaattgaatttgataaaaacttaagaaattgaagtaaaacaaacaaaaaaccaaaataatacaGCGAAAAGAGGAGAAACAGAGTAAGGCAACGAAACCTTGAGCTTGAACTCATGGCAACGAGCCACGGCTGCGATGATCCGTAGCTTCTGTTGCTTACGTGAAGATAACTGATGGCTCGTGAGAGAGGAACTGCCGGATTCGGATTCATTCGAAGGCATCAATCTCAACTTATTTTCTTCGCTCATGCTTGTTTCTCCTTTCGTCTCACCATCACTACAACCGATCGTCAaccttttcaaaaaaagaaaaagaacagcaAATGTATCATGgaaatgaaattcaaaaaaacaaTTGATCTAGCATTTGAATAATTTTTCGTTGAATTTTACTTTGGAGGTTGAGTTGAAAGGAGGAGAAGAGCTGAAGCCACAGTTCGTTCGACCGGGGATGGAAAGGTAGCCATGTTTGAATCTTGGCGGGGCTGGTTTAAATTTTTTGgatcttttttttccttctaaaaTCACTCAAATCTGACCCTTTTGATAATCTGCGAGTTTAGAGAAAGGTTGTAGAGctatttttaagtttatgttAGTGCAGTTTagttaaagaaatttaaaattgtgttggtaattttttttaaatattacaagTAGAAAATAAATACACTGAGTGACCACAAGTATTAAATTATTACGATACGAATTATTCGAGTAAtcataaaatagaattaaataaacTGGAACTAGACTTGTATCAAATTATTACAACATGGATTACTCGAGTAATCACAAAATAGAATCAAAGAAATTGAGCTATATTAAAACCCACACATAACAACTGTACATGGTGAAACTCGAAAATCCatgtatataatttatacatGGTGGGTCAAGACCCAGGATCTCCGCCTTTGCCAACAAAGTCAAGGCTTTATTGGTTTGTTGGTATTCTTTTATGCGTGTTTATGTTAGCAGTTTAAATTAAATGGACTTATAATTCTTGAACATTAGACCAATATGTTcatgataattaaaatttatttatgaataaTATATGTTTAGGGGAGGTGAGATTCACTCTTGGAAAAATTTTCGAAATGTTGTCTGAAGAGCCGACGAACCCTCAACGATAGAGGAATTATATTTGGTTTTATCTCCAGGTTTTGTCTTTCAACTTTACGAAGAGCCCTCAAAAGGTTCACAGGGTAGGAGCGCCTCTTCCACCAAAGAAATGTGAGCATTTGGCTTTGGTGGGATCCAAACCCATGACCTTTATATGTAGGGTAGAgcaattttttacttaaa is part of the Gossypium hirsutum isolate 1008001.06 chromosome D11, Gossypium_hirsutum_v2.1, whole genome shotgun sequence genome and encodes:
- the LOC107925806 gene encoding uncharacterized protein encodes the protein MATFPSPVERTVASALLLLSTQPPKLTIGCSDGETKGETSMSEENKLRLMPSNESESGSSSLTSHQLSSRKQQKLRIIAAVARCHEFKLKVVKRRRSKICWSSDDRKTSSFKSLISRNMATAETTSCLSSSSSGISSARSQPKSTTSKAEKIQRKRRIGGSNHMRCRAEAILKLLSGGCFAEVNIRRMLGDSPDTSKALRMLLKKEEVKRSGTGGQKDPYIYTIA